The Vespula vulgaris chromosome 2, iyVesVulg1.1, whole genome shotgun sequence genome has a segment encoding these proteins:
- the LOC127061748 gene encoding uncharacterized protein LOC127061748 encodes MIAILSILLLAGSTIASQDFLTNSLNHCISADSWSSCLKHEVLGYLDEKLGTITEARSLDTVDEAIVARTFKYLKSFDYGLDLPFTDASLKYRPSRSLADLDIEFKGNDVVTNQARGLLKKKLLLPFLLLLKLKLKALMPIFVAIIGLKALKALILSKLAILVVVGFLAVQFLKKGGMMMPMGMSMEPASPAYGAPPMPSTTSSYDPANTWDGTGPYSRVWTPTNGVESQNLAYSYYSPSSGSSSYSSLGSSSSSSSSSSSSSGSSSNY; translated from the exons ATGATAgcgatattatcgattttgtTACTGGCAGGATCCACGATAGCCAGTCAGGACTTCCTAACGAATTCTCTGAACCACTGCATCTCCGCGGATTCCTGGTCCAGCTGCCTCAAACACGAGGTCCTTGGATACCTAGATGAAAAGTTGGGTACCATTACCGAAGCCAGGTCTCTCGATACCGTCGATGAAGCCATCGTAGCGAGAACCTTCAAGTATCTCAAGAGTTTTGATTATGGCTTGGACTTACCCTTCACCGATGCCAGTTTAAAATATAGACCGAGTAGAAGCTTGGCTGATCTTGATATTGAATTTAAAGGCAACGATGTTGTTACCAATCAGGCTCGTGGATTACTTAAGAAAAAGTTGCTACTTCCCTTTTTGCTCCTGTTGAAGCTGAAACTAAAAGCACTTATGCCGATCTTCGTGGCTATCATTGGATTGAAAGCTTTGAAAGCTCTAATTCTCTCGAAACTCGCTATCTTAGTGGTCGTTGGATTCCTTGCCGTACAATTCTTAAAGAAGGGTGGCATGATGATGCCTATGG GTATGTCAATGGAACCGGCTTCTCCCGCATACGGAGCTCCACCTATGCCCTCGACCACGTCGAGCTACGATCCGGCTAACACATGGGACGGAACCGGCCCGTATTCCCGCGTTTGGACGCCGACCAATGGAGTGGAGTCTCAGAATTTAGCATATAGCTATTATTCACCCAGCAGTGGTTCAAGCTCGTATAGTTCGCTTggttcttcttcatcctcttcgtcttcgtcgtcttcatcTTCAGGCAGCTCATCGAACTACTAG
- the LOC127061753 gene encoding uncharacterized protein LOC127061753, whose amino-acid sequence MKFFVLCSFIALAVAQPAKNELWKGTNLDQMVDQTKNECAQKNDEVSCMKFKVLNLLDQLFRKDNFKVSESVEVTRNSYPVEEVSARGEGSFLDNVQSYLTTHDVTFKLPLDSTVKVSSRNIEDDRITFDVQFGQGRAAEEARKSKLKKVVIPILVFVLLKAMTLIPLAIGVLGLKAWNALQLSFFSFIVSVGMAIFQLCKKIAAEGHAAPISAHGPWEYQTQYRSFQDQEQDATSQFAQNLAYSGYAQS is encoded by the exons ATGAAGTTCTTCGTCCTATGTTCGTTCATCGCATTGGCCGTGGCTCAGCCAGCGAAAAATGAACTCTGGAAGGGTACCAATTTGGACCAGATGGTCGATCAAACCAAGAATGAATGTGCACAGAAAAACGACGAGGTATCCTGCATGAAGTTCAAGGTTCTCAACCTTCTAGATCAACTCTTCCGCAAGGATAACTTCAAG GTATCCGAGTCTGTGGAGGTAACTCGTAACTCGTATCCCGTCGAAGAAGTATCTGCTCGCGGCGAAGGATCCTTCCTCGACAACGTCCAATCCTATTTAACTACTCACGACGTAACCTTCAAGCTACCCCTTGACTCGACCGTTAAAGTTAGCTCGCGAAACATCGAAGATGACAGGATTACTTTCGACGTCCAGTTCGGTCAGGGTCGTGCTGCCGAAGAAGCTCGCAAATCGAAGCTGAAGAAAGTTGTCATCCCGATTCTCGTGTTCGTCCTATTGAAGGCCATGACTCTCATCCCTCTCGCCATCGGAGTTCTCGGACTTAAAGCGTGGAACGCTCTTCAACTCTCGTTCTTCAGTTTCATCGTCTCCGTCGGCATGGCGATCTTCCAACTTTGCAAAAAGATCGCAGCCGAAGGTCACGCAGCACCGATCTCCGCGCACGGTCCTTGGGAATATCAGACGCAATACAGATCTTTCCAGGATCAAGAACAGGACGCTACCTCGCAATTTGCTCAAAATCTCGCCTATTCGGGATACGCACaatcgtaa